The following coding sequences lie in one Deltaproteobacteria bacterium genomic window:
- a CDS encoding sensor histidine kinase yields the protein MIEPASTHDRTDGPSEVSTLFRWGSQVVAAAGWGKSLFTQPHISLLVAGVVYSAALWLATGKVTSRTRAASHAIAVASLLACIASSQGEALVSFAPLIPIIALAWGLRAAFIVMTAVTLWSCAIALYIGEQPTGLSQIFIAMFGSGVFLVEFSRLLLRERETADAIARQAQRIAELSAVVERHRVAQQMHDGIGHYLSAAIVQLEIARMNRQAAPERVAAGVDRARELVADGMAEVRRAVAALREHAPSSFEAAVSELIQASEEAGIPVDLFRHGAERRLSAEAAWALYATLQEALTNIRKHARAARVRVDLRYLDEAVELTVVDDGVGVATIEPSNGLRGIEARAAVLGGFARFNSTPDGGFEVTLRLAT from the coding sequence ATGATCGAACCAGCGTCAACCCACGATCGCACGGACGGCCCCAGCGAGGTGTCGACGCTGTTTCGTTGGGGCAGCCAGGTGGTGGCGGCCGCCGGCTGGGGGAAGTCCTTGTTCACCCAGCCGCACATCTCCTTGCTCGTGGCCGGCGTGGTGTACAGCGCGGCGCTGTGGCTCGCGACCGGCAAGGTGACGTCGCGGACGCGCGCGGCATCCCACGCGATCGCGGTGGCGTCGCTCTTGGCCTGCATCGCGAGCAGCCAGGGCGAGGCGCTGGTCTCGTTCGCGCCGCTCATCCCGATCATCGCGCTCGCCTGGGGACTACGTGCGGCCTTCATCGTGATGACAGCCGTGACCCTGTGGTCGTGTGCCATCGCGCTGTACATCGGCGAACAACCGACGGGCCTGTCGCAGATCTTCATCGCGATGTTCGGCAGCGGCGTGTTCTTGGTCGAGTTCTCCCGTCTGTTGCTGCGCGAGCGCGAGACCGCCGACGCGATCGCCCGCCAGGCGCAACGGATCGCGGAGCTCTCTGCCGTCGTCGAGCGACACCGCGTCGCCCAGCAGATGCACGATGGGATCGGCCACTATCTGTCGGCGGCGATCGTCCAGCTCGAGATCGCACGGATGAACCGGCAGGCCGCGCCCGAACGCGTCGCCGCCGGCGTCGATCGTGCGCGTGAGCTCGTCGCGGACGGCATGGCCGAGGTCCGGCGCGCTGTCGCTGCCCTGCGCGAGCACGCACCATCATCGTTCGAGGCAGCGGTCAGCGAGCTGATCCAGGCGAGCGAGGAGGCCGGCATCCCCGTGGATTTGTTCCGCCACGGTGCGGAGCGACGCCTGAGCGCCGAGGCTGCGTGGGCGCTGTACGCCACGTTGCAGGAGGCACTGACGAACATTCGCAAGCATGCGCGCGCCGCTCGCGTGCGCGTCGACCTGCGATACCTCGACGAGGCGGTCGAGCTCACCGTGGTCGACGACGGCGTCGGAGTCGCGACCATCGAGCCGAGCAACGGCCTGCGCGGCATCGAGGCGCGAGCGGCGGTGCTCGGCGGTTTCGCGCGGTTCAACTCCACCCCCGACGGCGGGTTCGAAGTCACGCTGCGACTGGCGACATGA
- a CDS encoding response regulator transcription factor, which yields MTPIRILLVDDAEVFRGGIRSLLADVPEFTIVGDVGDGRAALRCAAIERPDVALVDLQMPEFDGVEVTRRLRIDLPSCRVVVLTAFDDDDRLFAALRAGASGYLLKDMLAPRLIEAVRAAARGESVLASRVVGKVIAEFARLPARKTPEGIALSPREGEVLRLLARGAVNKEIAATLGISEGTVKNHLTSLFTKLGVSHRTQAALRARELGLL from the coding sequence ATGACACCGATCCGCATTCTCTTGGTCGACGACGCCGAGGTATTCCGCGGCGGCATCCGCTCGTTGCTGGCCGACGTCCCCGAGTTCACGATCGTCGGCGACGTCGGTGACGGTCGGGCTGCGCTGCGCTGCGCCGCCATCGAGCGACCCGACGTGGCGCTGGTCGACCTGCAGATGCCCGAGTTCGATGGCGTCGAGGTCACCCGCCGCCTCCGTATCGATCTGCCCAGCTGTCGCGTGGTCGTACTCACCGCCTTCGACGACGACGACCGTCTGTTCGCGGCCCTGCGTGCCGGCGCGAGCGGCTACTTGCTCAAGGACATGTTGGCGCCGCGACTGATCGAAGCGGTCCGTGCGGCGGCGCGCGGCGAGTCCGTGCTGGCCTCGCGCGTGGTCGGCAAGGTCATCGCCGAGTTCGCGCGGTTGCCGGCCCGCAAGACCCCCGAGGGCATCGCACTCTCGCCGCGCGAGGGCGAGGTCCTGCGCCTGCTCGCCCGCGGCGCGGTCAACAAGGAGATCGCGGCCACGCTCGGCATCAGCGAGGGAACCGTCAAGAACCATCTGACGAGTCTGTTCACCAAGCTCGGCGTCAGCCATCGCACCCAGGCGGCCCTGCGCGCGCGCGAACTCGGGCTGCTGTGA